GCATCAGGTCGAGCAGGTCGGGGGTTGCGGGTCCTGCTCCGTTACGCCGTGCTTGGATCACGTCGTCGACGATGCGGCCCATCACCACACCGGAACGCCGAATGCCGGGCCGCAACAGGCGGGTGAACGGCGGGAACGTCGACCAGCTGGCGTATTTGAGCATCCGGTTCATCGCCGCAATGAATCGATGCGGGCGACGCCGCTCGAACGAGCCGAAGGAGTAGCCGAATCCGGCCCGCCCGATCGATTCCAGGGCAAGCCGAGTCGTGTCGGCCGTGACGTCGACCCGACGGCCGGCGACCGCCGCGCGGTCCCAGTAGTCGAGCATCTCGCGGATTGCCCGCAGCATAATCGCGTGGTAGCCCTGCATGGCCTCGCGACTGAACGCCGGCTTCAGAATGTCATGTGCGACTCGCCAATTCGGGTTGTCGGTGTCGACCGTGATGAGCGCATCACCGATCACCTCGCGCAACGGCGTGAGGTGGTGGCCGACGTATTTGCCGAACCGCGTCTCGTCGTGCACCTCGGCGACCAAATCCAGCCCGCTGACCGCAACCATTTCGGTGCCGAGCATCTTGCGCACCGAGATCGGGCCCAGCTTTGCGGTCTGGGGCAGCGAGGACTGGAACGGGGTGCGGGGGTTCAAACCGAGGACGTCTCCCAGGAACGGCACCCGGAACGGCGGGTGCGGGAGGTCGCGGGTTTCTATAACGCGGCGCTGGCCGAGCTTGTAGACGACAGACGCCCCAGCTGCAACTTCCGCGCATCGCATACTCTCTGTTGTCATTCAAGCAGTATTACATACCTTTTGACTGGTTCATAAGTCAGAACTTTACTTCAAGTTTGCGCGTTCTTTAGCTGCGGTAACTGAGTTTCACTGCCGCGAAGATGTGGCAGGGCCAACTAGCCGTTGTCGATACGGCGTGCGCCCAACTCGTTCTGCAGCAGCTCGAGCGCGACCTCTTCGGGATCGCGGCGAGCTGTCAGCTCGTCGTCCTGACCCGCCTCGGCCAGCATGCTTTCCTCTTCGTCCTCCTGAGCGGACTCCGAGTCGTCCACCGCTTGCGTCGGAGGGGGCGGCGGCGGAACCATCCGTCGCGGGCGCTCGACGGACCGCGGCGGTGCCGACTTTTCGGGTGCCGCGGCCGCGGCCGGGCCGCCCGCCTCGCAGCGCACCCGCCAATTCACGCCGAGGGAATCCTTGAGCGCCTCGGCGATGACGTCGGCGTTGTGCTGTTCGCTCAGCCGCTTGGCCAGCGGCGCCGCTCCGTGGCTCAACACCAGCGTATTGCCCTCGACAGCAAGGACGGTCGCGCCGGCCAGCATCGCTTCGGTGCTACGGCTGCGCTGCTTGACTTTCTCGCGGACCGTCGGCCACAAGGTGCGGACGGTGGCGGCATTCGGTTCGGCCGAGCCCACCGCTGTCGGCGCTTCGTCGGTGGAAACGGCCGCCGACGGAACCTGCTCGGGTGGGCTTTCAGGGGGCGGGGCCGGCTCGGGCTCCGGCGCCGGCTCGACGGCCTCGACGACTTCGGCCGCAGCCGCCACCGACGGCCGGACATACGCGGGTTGCGGAACAGGCTGCTGCTCAGCCGCCGGGATGGACATCTCCAGCCGGGTCTCGATCCGCTCGACCCGTTGCAGCAGAGCCGATTCCGCGTCGCTGGCCGACGGCAACAACAACCGCGCGCAGATCACCTCGAGCAGCAGGCGCGGCGCCGTCGCGCCGCGCATCTCCGTCAAGCCGGCATGCACCACCTCGGCGTAGCGGGTCAGCGTGGCAGGGCCCAGGCGGGCTGCCTGCTCCCGCATCCGGTCCAGGACGTCCTCGGGCGCATCGACAACGCCGCGCGTCGTCGCATCCGGAACCGCCTGGAGCACAAGCAAATCACGGAACCGCTCCAGCAGATCGGTGGCGAACCGCCGTGGGTCGTGGCCGGCATCGATCACCGATTCCACCGCGCCGAACAACGCCG
This genomic stretch from Mycobacterium paraterrae harbors:
- a CDS encoding DNA polymerase III subunits gamma/tau, which translates into the protein MALYRKYRPATFAEVVGQEHVTEPLSTALNAGRINHAYLFSGPRGCGKTSSARILARSLNCEQGPTATPCGVCDSCIGLAPNGSGSIDVVELDAASHGGVDDTRELRDRAFYAPAQSRYRVFIVDEAHMVTTAGFNALLKIVEEPPDHLIFVFATTEPEKVLPTIRSRTHHYPFRLLAPRTMRGLVEKICAQEDVEVDDAVFPLVIRAGGGSPRDTLSVLDQLLAGAEGNRVSYQRALGLLGATDVALIDEAVDALGAGDAAALFGAVESVIDAGHDPRRFATDLLERFRDLLVLQAVPDATTRGVVDAPEDVLDRMREQAARLGPATLTRYAEVVHAGLTEMRGATAPRLLLEVICARLLLPSASDAESALLQRVERIETRLEMSIPAAEQQPVPQPAYVRPSVAAAAEVVEAVEPAPEPEPAPPPESPPEQVPSAAVSTDEAPTAVGSAEPNAATVRTLWPTVREKVKQRSRSTEAMLAGATVLAVEGNTLVLSHGAAPLAKRLSEQHNADVIAEALKDSLGVNWRVRCEAGGPAAAAAPEKSAPPRSVERPRRMVPPPPPPTQAVDDSESAQEDEEESMLAEAGQDDELTARRDPEEVALELLQNELGARRIDNG
- a CDS encoding cytochrome P450, translating into MTTESMRCAEVAAGASVVYKLGQRRVIETRDLPHPPFRVPFLGDVLGLNPRTPFQSSLPQTAKLGPISVRKMLGTEMVAVSGLDLVAEVHDETRFGKYVGHHLTPLREVIGDALITVDTDNPNWRVAHDILKPAFSREAMQGYHAIMLRAIREMLDYWDRAAVAGRRVDVTADTTRLALESIGRAGFGYSFGSFERRRPHRFIAAMNRMLKYASWSTFPPFTRLLRPGIRRSGVVMGRIVDDVIQARRNGAGPATPDLLDLMLTSTHPVTGRRLDPVNIRQQVITFIVAGHETTSGALSFALYYLTQNPDVLARAKAEVDTLWGTSDDPQPEYGDVAKLRYVRAVLDESLRLWPTAPGYLRVARKDTVLGGRYRIKKGQWVLVVLPLVQRDPRVWPEPERFDPDRFAPGQMKSRAHAYKPFGTGQRACIGRQFALHEAVLTLAMILHRYDLTPDSDYRLTVSESITLKPSGFHVGVTRRAAASRVQPLDIEGGRLSA